CGTAAATACATAACAATTCTGCTCTTCCAACCAATGTTTGAAAGCAAGCAGGTTCGTTTCTTTTGACAACTCTAAACTGGCTGTATTTGCAAGACGCAAACCAATACCAAAAGCTCGATCAGGTGAAACAGCAGATTTAATAGCTGGAATATATCGTTGCAACTGCGCGAAATGATCTGGCCAGGTTTCACCTGGGTGGATATTCGTGCAATAGGAAAGATGACCTGTAATTGTTTGCATGAAATTAGGTTTTTAAGAAAGCGAGCGGGCTGTTTCCACAGCCTTATCTAAGAGCGTCAGATCCATTGTATGAACTTCTGCTGCCACCCCGATTCCCTTTAATAAACATATGGTCAGTCTGCCACCAAGATGCTCTCTGAACTCTTCCAGTCCTTTGATGACAGGTGATGGCACACCATCTTTATTCTCCATCAATGGGTGGTATACCGGCAATTGTAATTGCTGCAATAACTTTACTATCCGCAAAGCTGCTGCCTGATCCATCCAACCTAGCAGTGAAGCATATATACTATCTACTGCCATACCGATAGACACCGCTTCGCCATGACGCAGATCGAAATTTGACAACTGCTCCAGTTTATGGGCGCTCCAATGCCCAAAATCCAAAGGTCTTGAAGACCCGCTTTCAAACGGATCGCCGGCACCACCTATGTGTGCCATGTGCAAAGCTGCACAACGATATACCAGTTCCTGCATAAGCGGAAGATCCCCATTTGCAAGCGGCGCAGCGTTTGCTTCCAGCCATTCAAAGAAAGGCGCATCTTTGATCAATGCCACCTTAACTGCTTCTGCAATACCTGCACGCCAGTCCTTCGGATCTAAAGTAGTCAGCAGGTGTGCATCATTGAATACCGCTGCTGGTGGTGCAAAACTGCCCAGGAAGTTTTTCTTCCCTTTGTAGTTGACCCCATTCTTAACACCTACACCAGAATCATTCTGTGATAATACGGTGCTAGGTATACGAATATGACGTACACCTCTGTGAGATACTGCTGCTGCAAAACCTACCAGGTCCAGCACAGCACCACCACCCATACCGATTACAAATGAATGGCGATCGATGGAATACTGATCAATGGCATCTACAAGGCTGTAAAAAAGCGGCATATCGTTTTTCACAGCTTCGCCACCAGGAATGACCAGGATCTCGCCAGCAAGTTCAAAACCATTCACAGCTTCGCAATAATGTCTGATTTGTGCGGGAAGGTTTGGATGATGTTTAATCAATCCTTCATCAGCAATTACTAATAAGCGCTTGCTGAGATTGTTCGCGGCCTGGCTTTCCAGGTAGTTTTTAAGCAGTGGGTTCCCTGAGTCGAAGAGGTGGGTTGTAAAGAATACTTCGTAGGAGTATGGTACACTGAATGTCTGTTGAATAACGTGCATAGCTATGATTGAATGCTCATCAAATAATTAAAGCCGTTTTAAAAGTACAAAACTGCCAGCAGCAAAAAAAATCGCTTTTACCTGCGGTAAAAGCGATATCAATAAATTATAAATCAAATAAAATTATCAGGTTACAGCAAAAGCTTTTGCCATCAGTAATGATATTGGCAACAATATCAACACCAATAATGCATGTGGTAATGTAGAAAACGCAGCTACCCAGGCAGCATTCATTGCAACTAAAGCAATAATGCCTCCTTTCACAGCCTTACCAATATTAGGACCGGTAGGCTCTTTCATTGCAGTCCACAGCGGCCTGTTGATCAGTATGATGAATAAGATGATAAAAGGAGAAGCCAATAGTAAATGCTCATTGTAATACGCCAGCGCGAACATAGTACCATATACCACCGCATAGCAAACAGCTGCAACCCGCATAGTAGCCGGGGTACCGCCGTGTACTTCACCACGGCTGATGTAAGTCACAGCAGCAATGTAGATCACAGGGATGATGCCCATCCACCAGTACGTTTGCAAAGCAGGCAGCACTATGCTGATCCCTAACAATAAATTCAACCCCCTGCAAAGCCCCATATTCACAGGGCCCCAAGCCTGGTGTTTCCCCCATTTATTATACACCAGCGCACTCACAGTTATACCCAGGGCAATAAAGCCGGTGATACGACCTACAGTAAATGCTGCCAGTATACCTACTAATAGCAGGTAAGAACCCAACACAATTGCCTGCGCCAAAGAAATAATGCCACTTGGTATCGGGCGTTCAGGACGTTCTACTTTGTCCAGTTTTGCATCCATCACATCGTTGAACACAACTCCTCCTCCATACAACCCTACTGTGGCCAGGCAAAGACAAAGTAATGGCAACAGGTGATCCAGATAATTGACAACCTCAGATCCCAAAAAACCGGATATAGCCATCCCGGCCAGTACATCTGCAACCGCAGTTACGATATTGGCAGGACGCATTAAACGTAAATATCCTAGTAATTTGCTAATAATATAATTCACCGGGTACACGGGTTTTCTCAATGACGAATGACGAAATACGAATTGCAATTGATCCATATTCACATACATGATTTAAATTGTCAGCACGACGAACAATCCCCTGCCGGGTTCAAATACCCGGCGATGGCATACGACATGCCTGTTTTTTCAGGACACCTGTAAATTCTTAATACTGCTGTTTAACTAATTATAGTAGACTGAGCGTTTCGGAAAGGTTGTTGACCACCACGTAAAACAGTACTTCCGTTGAACTTCAGGCTCTGGTCTATTTGTTTCACCATCTCAAAATCCGCTTCATTAATTTGCCCACTTTGGGCAAAGGCTGTTATAGCATTGCGGAAAGTTACCAAATGAATGTCATTCGAGTCAATACCACTTTCGTGCATGAGGGCCGCCGTTTTTGGTACAGCCAATGGATCACTGATACCCCAATCAGCTGCAGAATTGATCATAATTCGCTCACTGCCATACTGTTTCACGACTTCCACCATCCGTTCATTCCCCATTTTGGTAAATGGATAAATGGTAAATGCAGCCCAGAAACCCCTGTCTAACACCTCTTTTACGGTTTCTTCATTGTTATGGTCTACAATCACCATCTTAGGGTCAATACCATGTTCAATGGCAATGTCCATACTACGCGTAGTGCCTCTCTTTTTATCTCTGTGTGGGGTATGGATCTGCACAGGTAAACCCGCTTCCTTAGCGAGTTCCAGCTGTGCACGATAATATTTTTCTTCTGCAGGAGTCTGGTCATCAAAACCAATTTCACCAACACCTACTACCCCTTCTTTGTAAATAAAAAGCGGTAATATTTCCATCACAGCTGCTGCCAGTTTTTCGTTGTTGGCTTCTTTACTGTTCAGGCCTATTGTGCAATAATGTTTGATCCCAAATTGTGAGGAACGAAAACGCTCCCAGCCGATCAGACTGTTAAAATAATCCTTGAAAGTATCCACACCTGTACGGGGTTGCCCCAGCCAGAAAGCAGGCTCAATAACTGCTGTAATACCAGCCGCTGCCATAGCCTGATAATCGTCTGTGGTGCGGCTTGTCATGTGAATATGCGGATCAAAAAACTGCATTCCTTTTATGTGATCCATAAACGCGGGTACCATTGTCAATGGCTGGGCTGTTTCTTTCAGTTCGTGACTACAACACATGTCAAAATATTTTCGTGAGACCTGGTAATTTGTTTTAAAATCAATGTTACCTGTTGCAATTTTACAGGATATACATTTTACGTGTGATACACGTTTATGCTATTCGGTGTTAATTCCGGTTTTTCGCAGGTTCATATCATGAATTCCGGTTATACCTTTGCATTTTTTATTGCAGATAGCATGGTGAATATGCATGCAACACTATAGCGAGCTTGCTTTTTCTGCAACCGTCACCCACGTCAGCGACTCATTGGCTATCGCAGCAGCCAGTTCCGGCGATTGCAGCAGCAATGCTTTTGCAGGACCAAACCCCGTTTGAGCGCAGGCCAAAGCAGCCGCTTCCTTATCTACAACCTGATCAGATGCCCGGAGACGATTAATATCAGGCAGGATATCATTGTCAATGAAAGGAGCGATCAAACGCCATAACATGGGATTAATTTTCCGGCCGGCCGCCCAGCGTTCATGTGCATAATCACGCAGGATCTGCACCAGTTCCGGATTAGCCCGTTCGTCAAGTCCCGTGATCAGGTGCACCGGCTTATCCGTAAAGATCGCCTTCATCACCAGCTGATTCCAGGCTGGTTTATCCAGGTACTGTGCCGGGTAAGGATTGTGTACCATAATAGCTTCCAGCACCCCGCCGATGTTTGAGCGGACACCTTCAGCAGTGCACAGCTTCCACTCCTCAGGGTATGCCAGCAATGGCAATGCCCCATAAAGCGTAATCTGCTCATTCATGTCCGCTGCCGAAAAGAGGTCTTCTATCGCAGCCACATAACGGGATCGGTCATCCGAAGGTAATTGGAGCAACCACCAGATACGTGCAAGACGATCTAACGTATACCCATAAATGAAAAAGTTATTCGCTTCCGCAATGTGGGTATCCGATATAACTTGTTTACCCGTAAAACGTGGCATAGCAGTGAAAGTAATATTGAAGCGCTGAGTAGTCTTCGCTTCCTCTAGCAGCTGTAACTGTTGTTGCAACCAGTTAAGTGCCTGTGGCGTGGCGTGTGCTGTGATGATAGCGTGTATTCGCTTACTTACCAACGCACTGTCATAATAGTATGGTTCCATCTTTGAGACCCTGAGTTGTCTGGCTTTAAAGTTAGCAGAATATGATGTAAAATAATAAAAGAGTTACGAAAGGTAGCGTGGTAATTTAAATGGCTGTTTCATAGGTTATCTAAATCAGTTATAAATAAAAGAGAGGCACAGTGTGCCTCTCCTTCCGCCATTCTAAAACCTGATCAGTTCAATCAGGAGTATCTTTATAGTTAGAACAATACAAGCGTATTGTTCATGGTTGCAATTAATATAAATCAGGGAAATATAATCAAGACCTTAGGCCTAATCTCTTAGTCAGCGAGCCACGATTTAGATTTCTTACCTGTTGTTGTGTATGCAATATAAGGATTTATTTGTTACAACTGTGATCTACCATGTAAAAAAAATGTCAACTTGAGTTACTATTTAATTGATGAGTAAGGTAGCATCCGCCTATTTTTTCTTATTTTCCAGCAATACCATCGGCATATGAATATTCCAGCCCGGTTCATACCCCTCCTGGATGATAAATCCCCTCGAATAACTACCCAATACCAGGTCTATATCCCCATCTTTGTCATAGTCTCCCGCCGCCATACAGATCCACCTGCCCTGCGCAGCAAGATTCGCAACTGCATGAGGTTCAAATAATAAGAACTTCTTTTGTTCAAAATAAATGAACTTCTCCGCTGGGTTATTCTTCAAATCCGCAAAGAAAGCAATCGTTGCAAGGTCCAGGTCGCCATCCTGATCAAAATCAGCCGCAATCACTTTTGTACAACCATTCACCGGGTAAAAGAAATCAGGTTTATCCACATTAAATTTGAAATTCCCCTTGTTCAGAAAAACGTACACTCCATGGTAAGGCTTCAGGACCATTGAATAATCACCATTATCCCCTGCCGTGTAAATGATATCCAGCTTACCATCCTTATTCAGATCTGCCAGCTGGAAACTTGTAGAACCATATACCGGGGGAAAACGAAGTACCTGCTCACTGCTAAAGCCACCTTTCTTATCATTCAGGAATAACCAGATCCCCTCATCATCATACGCAAACAAAGCCATCATATCGGGATAACCATCATTGTTAAAATCGCCGGTCTCCGCATGAATTGCACCCGGAACATCCCGGATCGTTTTCCGGGTTTTCTCATTCAGCAAATACAAGCCACCACTCTTATGCCCAAAACCCAGACAGATATAATCCTTACCAAATGGCAGGGTTTGCACCGGCCTTGGCAGCCCCATAGCTATAGTATGTACCCGCTCCTCCTCCGGAGACAAGGGCGTCACTTTCCAAATCACACCCGAAAGCTGATCTACCGCCCTCAGATTACCTATACAGGTGAGAATACCGGTATCAGGTGCAATCCAGGTCAGATCCACACCTGTAGATTGCAGGTCAATGACTTGCTGTAATTGTGCCCCCTCCCATTTAAACAGTGCTGCCGTCTTGCCATTTTCAGCACTTGAATACACCCTCCCTGTAAATGGATCAATAGACACCATGGTAGTAGTCGCCCTGTAAATTGTATCATCCACCTCCACAGGGGTATGTACCACAAATAAGGAAGCATCCTCTTTCAGTACTGGGGTCACTGATTGCAAAGAATCAGGAGCCAGCTCTTTATAATACTTCACAATCTCATTCCATTCAGTAATGGAGATGCCCCCCTTACCCGAATAATACTGATTGTCATCCCACACTCCTATTCCTAATTTAGGTGCCATGGCTGGCAATACATGCTTCAACCAGGTCTCTTTATCCAACAGGGATGGTGACACAGCCAAATGACAACTACTACAATTTTTTTCAGCTAATACCTCGCCCCTGGATCTGCTTTTACAGGAGAAAATGATAACGAGGAATACAAATGGAATATATCTAAGCATACATTACAAGTTAAAAAAAATTACGAATGGCAGCACATGGCCGCCATTCGTAATTCAACTGCCCCGGATTAAGAGGCTCCCGTATTGACGGGCTCATTCATCACTCAATGAGAACTTTAAGTTTTATTGTTAATAGCCTTTATTTTGCTCCAGTGTTTTCGCGCTACCACTCACACTCAGGTCAATCTGACGCTGAGGGATCGGATAATGTTCATTTCTGCCAGTCACAAACTTACCACCAGTGATGTCGGTCGTAATTTTGGACTCATACGTAAAGAACTTGGTCAGCTCAGTACCGGCAATACCCCAACGTACTAAGTCAAAATATCGCTGTCCTTCCATCGCCAACTCCAGCTTGCGCTCAAAGTAAATGGCCTTCAGGGAGTAATTTTTACCTCCAGCAGCAAAGGTGCCGGCAGGATAAGTGGCTACTACATACTTAGCAGCTGGCGTTGTTGAGAAACCACCCATCGGCGTTGCATCATTGGTGTATTTGTACACAGCAGTAGCCGGTTTACCAGCCCTGGTACGCACCAGGTTTACATAAGTCTCTGCTGTACCATAGTTACCCAGGTTGGCCTCTGTCTCTGCTGCCTGCAGCAATACATCTGAATAACGAATCAACACGATATTGATGGCAGATCCCGGTGCCCATGAATTCGCATCCTTATACTTATCCTGGTTATACTGCCAGTATACATTCTTCTTAGGTGCATACGGACCAGCATAATCCTGGTCACGCACCCATGAACGACCCGGGTGATTACCCCAGTCCAGGTAAGGAATACCCCTACGACCTACTGTCCAGTCTAATCTTGGATCCAGGTTACCCGCATCCGGAGTAAATGGCTCAGTAGACAGGATCTTCATATCATTTTTCACAGCATGATCATTATAATCATCCAGGTAAGGCAACCCACCATCATCAGTACGATATGAATTCACCAGTTCTTGTGTAGGCTGATAGAATCCACAACAACCAAATGGACTGTTATATGGGAAGTTCAGCATCTCACCCTGATTACCATTGGCAATAGAACCAGTACCATCGTTGGCTGCCATCTGAATCGCAAATACTGACTCCTTATTATTCTTGGCAGCAGGATCGAAGTTGTCCTCAAAACGATCTGTCAATCCATAAGACAGCCCATTTGATGTCTTACCCTTTGTAGTGATGAGATCAAAAAGCGGTTTAGCAGCCGTCCATTTAGCTTCAAATACATAGGTCTTGGCAAGATAACAGGCAGCAGCCCATTTATTCGCACGACCTACATTACTCTGTGTTTCAGGCAGGTTATCATAAGCAAACTGGAAATCAGCTTCGATCTTAGGCCAGATATCCACATTATTAGGCTGCTTGTAATCATCTATTTTCGTTTCATCAACCCATGGAACTTTGTCATACATCTTCTTCAGTTCAAAGTAGAAATGACCTCGCAGGAACAAAGCCTGTGCTTTCACACCGGTTTTCTCAGCATCTGTCATACCTGTAGCAGCAGGCAGTAAAGACAACAATGTATTTATCCTGGATACC
This window of the Chitinophaga sancti genome carries:
- a CDS encoding 3-dehydroquinate synthase gives rise to the protein MHVIQQTFSVPYSYEVFFTTHLFDSGNPLLKNYLESQAANNLSKRLLVIADEGLIKHHPNLPAQIRHYCEAVNGFELAGEILVIPGGEAVKNDMPLFYSLVDAIDQYSIDRHSFVIGMGGGAVLDLVGFAAAVSHRGVRHIRIPSTVLSQNDSGVGVKNGVNYKGKKNFLGSFAPPAAVFNDAHLLTTLDPKDWRAGIAEAVKVALIKDAPFFEWLEANAAPLANGDLPLMQELVYRCAALHMAHIGGAGDPFESGSSRPLDFGHWSAHKLEQLSNFDLRHGEAVSIGMAVDSIYASLLGWMDQAAALRIVKLLQQLQLPVYHPLMENKDGVPSPVIKGLEEFREHLGGRLTICLLKGIGVAAEVHTMDLTLLDKAVETARSLS
- the eboC gene encoding UbiA-like protein EboC (EboC, a homolog the polyprenyltransferase UbiA, belongs to system of proteins involved in the trafficking of precursor metabolites to an extracytoplasmic compartment so that the biosynthesis of certain natural products, such as scytonemin, can be completed.) — protein: MRPANIVTAVADVLAGMAISGFLGSEVVNYLDHLLPLLCLCLATVGLYGGGVVFNDVMDAKLDKVERPERPIPSGIISLAQAIVLGSYLLLVGILAAFTVGRITGFIALGITVSALVYNKWGKHQAWGPVNMGLCRGLNLLLGISIVLPALQTYWWMGIIPVIYIAAVTYISRGEVHGGTPATMRVAAVCYAVVYGTMFALAYYNEHLLLASPFIILFIILINRPLWTAMKEPTGPNIGKAVKGGIIALVAMNAAWVAAFSTLPHALLVLILLPISLLMAKAFAVT
- a CDS encoding TatD family hydrolase, yielding MCCSHELKETAQPLTMVPAFMDHIKGMQFFDPHIHMTSRTTDDYQAMAAAGITAVIEPAFWLGQPRTGVDTFKDYFNSLIGWERFRSSQFGIKHYCTIGLNSKEANNEKLAAAVMEILPLFIYKEGVVGVGEIGFDDQTPAEEKYYRAQLELAKEAGLPVQIHTPHRDKKRGTTRSMDIAIEHGIDPKMVIVDHNNEETVKEVLDRGFWAAFTIYPFTKMGNERMVEVVKQYGSERIMINSAADWGISDPLAVPKTAALMHESGIDSNDIHLVTFRNAITAFAQSGQINEADFEMVKQIDQSLKFNGSTVLRGGQQPFRNAQSTIIS
- a CDS encoding EboA domain-containing protein encodes the protein MEPYYYDSALVSKRIHAIITAHATPQALNWLQQQLQLLEEAKTTQRFNITFTAMPRFTGKQVISDTHIAEANNFFIYGYTLDRLARIWWLLQLPSDDRSRYVAAIEDLFSAADMNEQITLYGALPLLAYPEEWKLCTAEGVRSNIGGVLEAIMVHNPYPAQYLDKPAWNQLVMKAIFTDKPVHLITGLDERANPELVQILRDYAHERWAAGRKINPMLWRLIAPFIDNDILPDINRLRASDQVVDKEAAALACAQTGFGPAKALLLQSPELAAAIANESLTWVTVAEKASSL
- a CDS encoding FG-GAP repeat domain-containing protein, whose protein sequence is MLRYIPFVFLVIIFSCKSRSRGEVLAEKNCSSCHLAVSPSLLDKETWLKHVLPAMAPKLGIGVWDDNQYYSGKGGISITEWNEIVKYYKELAPDSLQSVTPVLKEDASLFVVHTPVEVDDTIYRATTTMVSIDPFTGRVYSSAENGKTAALFKWEGAQLQQVIDLQSTGVDLTWIAPDTGILTCIGNLRAVDQLSGVIWKVTPLSPEEERVHTIAMGLPRPVQTLPFGKDYICLGFGHKSGGLYLLNEKTRKTIRDVPGAIHAETGDFNNDGYPDMMALFAYDDEGIWLFLNDKKGGFSSEQVLRFPPVYGSTSFQLADLNKDGKLDIIYTAGDNGDYSMVLKPYHGVYVFLNKGNFKFNVDKPDFFYPVNGCTKVIAADFDQDGDLDLATIAFFADLKNNPAEKFIYFEQKKFLLFEPHAVANLAAQGRWICMAAGDYDKDGDIDLVLGSYSRGFIIQEGYEPGWNIHMPMVLLENKKK
- a CDS encoding RagB/SusD family nutrient uptake outer membrane protein is translated as MIKSKYIVIAAVMSTAILVDACSKSFLERSPQGALQGSDLQNKDGIEALLVGSYAALDGQNSGTTALNGGNPWEAAPSNWIYGSVAAGDAHKGSDATDQPPVSQIAVGNFDPSNGFFNTKWQVLFEGVSRINTLLSLLPAATGMTDAEKTGVKAQALFLRGHFYFELKKMYDKVPWVDETKIDDYKQPNNVDIWPKIEADFQFAYDNLPETQSNVGRANKWAAACYLAKTYVFEAKWTAAKPLFDLITTKGKTSNGLSYGLTDRFEDNFDPAAKNNKESVFAIQMAANDGTGSIANGNQGEMLNFPYNSPFGCCGFYQPTQELVNSYRTDDGGLPYLDDYNDHAVKNDMKILSTEPFTPDAGNLDPRLDWTVGRRGIPYLDWGNHPGRSWVRDQDYAGPYAPKKNVYWQYNQDKYKDANSWAPGSAINIVLIRYSDVLLQAAETEANLGNYGTAETYVNLVRTRAGKPATAVYKYTNDATPMGGFSTTPAAKYVVATYPAGTFAAGGKNYSLKAIYFERKLELAMEGQRYFDLVRWGIAGTELTKFFTYESKITTDITGGKFVTGRNEHYPIPQRQIDLSVSGSAKTLEQNKGY